GGTCGGGCTTGAAGACTATCTCGATCGCATCAGGGCGCTTCAGGGGCGTGCGGCGCGGCTGCGTCAGAGTTTTGCCCGATGGCAGATCGAGCCGGGGCGCATCGAGCGGGCCTATCGGCGCGCTTTCGATGCCGGTGAGGAAAGTCTTGACGACCTTCTGGCCCAGCGCACGGCCTCACCTGATGAGGCGACGCTGCGGCGTTGCGCCCAGGAGGCTCTCCCCCTCGGTACACCGACCATGCAGGCTATGCTGGGCCGGATGCTGGATGCTCTGTCCCGCACACCGCAGGAACGGGATGCAGAGGACTGGTATGCGGTTTTCGTCACCGGTACCGGTACCCCCCGTGCCGCTAAGGGCTTCGTGCCCGCCGCCATCAACCGGGATCGCCCCCATATCATGGAGGCGTTTACCTGCGAGGCCGAGCGACAGATTGCGCTGGGGCGCCGCATTGCTGTCCAGCGTCTGATCGCGCTCAATCTGGCCCTCTTTGCGCTGGCGGCCCCCACGCTCGAACGCTACGCACAGGACAAGACACTCCGTGGGCTGGTCGATTATGACGATCTGATTGCCAGCACGCGCGATCTGCTGCGCGACCCGGGCGCATCATGGGTGCTCTACAAGCTCGATGGCGGACTTGACCACCTGCTGCTGGACGAAGTGCAGGATACGTCTGCCGCGCAATGGGAAATTGCCACAGCCCTGATCGAGGAATTCTTCGTGGGTGAAAGCGCCCGCGACATGGAAGGGCGGCCCCGAACGGTTTTTGCCGTGGGTGACTTCAAGCAGTCCATCTATGCCTTCCAGGGGGCCGATCCTCAGGGATTGTTCCGTGCGCGCGACCGCTTTCGTGACATGGTCATCGGTGCCGAGCAGGAATGGCGAACGCCCGAAATCGGGGTCTCGTTTCGCTCGGTTGCCCCGGTTCTCGATCTGGTCGATGCCGTCTTTACCAACCCACTCGCCGCAGACGGACTGCGCGAGCCGGGGCGCGATACCCTGCCGCCCCATCGCTCTGCCCGCCCCGGTCAGGGGGGACGCGTCGAGCTGTGGCCTCTGGTGCCGAAGGATGAGAAAGACGGCATCGACGACCCCTGGGCCGCGCCGACAGGCAATGCGGGGCAAAGCCGCGCACCGCAGAAGCTGGCTGATCATCTTGCCCAGTGGATTGCCGCCCAGATTGGCAAACCGCCCCAGCCCGGTCAGACGCCGCTGCGGGCCGGGGAGGTGCTGGTTCTGGTGCCACGTCGCTCATCCTTCCTGCGTGCCCTGATCCGTGCCCTGAAGGGGCAGGGGGTGGAGGTTGCCACATTGGTCGGGGTCGGGCTGACGGACTCACTGGCCGTGCAGGATATGATGGCGCTCTGTCATGCCCTGCTTCTGCCTCAGGACAATCTCACCCTGGCTGCCGTACTGACCTCCCCATTCGGGGGCGTCAGTGACCATTCGCTGATGGATCTGGCGATGGAGCGAGGGGAGATACCGCTCTGGACAGCCCTGCGGGAGCGCCATCGTGAACGTCCGGAATGGCAGAGCGCCTGGGAGCGTCTGTCCGCGCTACAGACCCGAATCGATTTCGCCACGCCCTATCAGATTCTCGCCGACGCGCTGGGCCGTCATGAGGGGCGGGCAAGGGCTCTCGCCCGTCTCGGTCCTGAAGCCGCCGAACCGCTTGATGATCTGCTTTCCGCCGCCTTGCGCTTTGAGGCGCTGCACGCCCCGTCCATGCAGGGCTTTCTGCACTGGCTGGCGTCAAGCAGCCTGACCGTCAAGCGTGAAGCGGAGGCCGAGATCGATGCCGTACGCATCATGACGGTGCATGGCTCCAAGGGGTTGCAGGCCCGTCTGGTGGTGCTGCCCGATATGACTGGTGATGTGCAGGGTGAGAAAAAGCTGCTCTGGACACATCAGAACGGCCTTGATCTGCCAGTCTGGATGCCCGGCAAGGAGCTGGCATCTGATCTGGGTGACAGGCTCAAGGCTGAGGAGAAGGCCGCAGCCCAGGCCGAACGTAATCGACTGCTTTATGTGGCGCTGACACGCGCCAGTGACTGGCTGGTGGTGTGCGGTTGGGAGCCAAGGAAGAAGCCTGCGGAAACGTCATGGTATGCATTATGTGAGGCCGGGTTCCAGTCGCTCGCTGCCGTTCCCGCACCGTTTGAGGGCGGTTGGGAGGGGGAGACCCTGATCATTGAGGCGGCCCCTGCCGAACAGGCCCGTCAGGCCAAAGCGGTCTCACCGGTCGTGCCGGACGCCATGCCGGCCATTTTCGGTCAGGCACCGGAATGGCATGCTTTGGCTGCCCCCCAGGAATCACCTCTGACCCGCCCCCTGGCTCCGAGCCGCCCCGATAATGCGCAGTATGGCGCCGCGCCGCCCGCCCTTTCGCCCCTCAGGCTGGTGGCCGGGCGTGAAAACAGGCGGGCCCGTGCGATCGATCGCGGCACACTGGTTCATCGCCTGCTGCAGTGGTTGCCTGACAGGCCGGAAGCGGAATGGCGGGATCTGGCCCATGCCTGGCTCTCTCATCCGTCGCATGATCTGTTGCCTGACGATGTGACGCGTCTTGTCGGGCAGGTGCTGGCCATACTCACCGACAAGGCGCTTGCGCCGCTTTTCGGCCCGGGCAGTCTTTCGGAGCAGCCGGTTACCGGCGTGGCTTTCGGTCAGGTGGTGCTGGGGCAAGTGGATCGCCTCTGCGTGAGCGACAGTCAGATCATGCTGTGCGATTACAAGACGGGGCAGAACCCGCCTCGGCCCGGTCAGGCGATACCCGCCGCCTATCGACGGCAGATGGAAGCCTATGGCGCGGTGCTGAAGCAGATCTACCCCGATCATGAGCTCGTCATGGCGCTAGTATGGACCGAAGGCCCCACTATCAGCTTCATTCCCCCACACGCCTCATCATGAGGGGGCCGTCCGTGCTGAGGGGGGACAGGGGCTTGGGCAGCCTGATCCTCAGCACGGGAGGGTGATGGATTTCAGACCCGGTTAATGACGGCGCCAGTCATTACGGTGGTTGTCCCGACGATCCCGATTGTTGTCGTGACGGTTGTCGCGACGGTCATAATTGCGGCGATAGCCGGGTCCGCCCCAGCCACGGCCAGTATAATGCGGGCCGACCGAGTAGCCATTGTTCCAGCCCTGACGGTTCCAGCCGCCCGGATAGCCGTAATAATCGCCACCGTAATAATCATCGTAGCCGCAGCCGCTCAGGCCGAGGGTGCAAATGGCCAGAAGAGCAAAACAGGCAGAGCGTTTCTTCATTGGGGAGCTCCCATTTCCAGCATGTCTTTCTGGGCCTCGATGACGCCGAATACGGCACCGGACGGATCGGCCAGGATAGCGACGATGGCGCCATCCCGATCGACATGGGGCGGTACGATGACCTGCCCCCCTAGCGCAGTTGCCCGGTTGGCGGCATCCGCCGTGTCCTGAACCTGGACAAACTGTACCCACCGGGCACGGTCCTTCTGCGTCACACCATCGGGCAGGGTGTTGAGGCTCGCGCGTTCCTTGTCCTGTGAGGCGATGATGTAATGGCTCCCGTTATCGGCTCCAGGTGCTGCCATGACCTTGTAATTGAACAGAAGCTGGTAATATCCCGCCTCCTGTCCGGGGTTCGGGGCCAACAATGTGGCCCAGGACCAGCTGTTGAGCGCAGGGCTTCCGGGCTGGTCGGCGGGATCGCCCGCCAGGGCGCTGAGCGCTGCGTAAATGCCATGCTGCGGGTCGGAAACGATCACCGTCTGGCCAAGACCATCAATCTGGCGCGGCCCGAAAAGCACCTTGCCTCCCTGCTGCCGCGTCACACGTGCCACTGTCGCAGTATCGGAGGTCGAGATGAAAGGCATCCAGAATGGGGTATCGCGGTCAGGATGGCGCAGGGTGTGGGCCACCATCGTACCTATGGGCTGAGTACCTGACAGGATCTCGACCCGCGGCGTCTTGCCATCACCGACGGCACGGAAGCTCCAGCCAAAAAGCCGGGAGTAAAACACCTGTGCCTTGGTCAGATCAGGGGTCACCAGCATCGAGAAGACGATCTTGCCAGGCAGAATCCGGTGGGTCGCCGGGGCGCTGAGCGGGGCGAAGGGCTGGGTTGGTGCTGGCTGCGCCATGGCGGACGGGATAGCGGCAAGGACGCTGGTGCTGCAGAGCATCCCCACCCAGAGCTTTTGAAAAGCAGATTGTTTGGCCAAGAGAAAATCTCCAGTAACGTTATGACGTTATTGGATAAAACGTCTGCCGAAGGTTTGTGTTTCTCCAAATGCTGCGTCTGAGCCTTCACTAGCTCTTGAAGGCTGCGGCCGAACTGCTGATATGTCCCATTCAGGTGGGCCTGTAATGGCTCGCAGCTGTAATGGAGAACAAGATGAGCGAGAACACCGTTGCTGTCAGCGACAGCGGGTTTGACAAGGACGTGCTGCAGGCCGAAGGCCCCGTGCTGGTCGATTTCTGGGCAGAATGGTGCGGCCCCTGCAAGATGATCGCCCCTGCGCTCGACGAGATCGGTGGTGAGTACAAGGGCCGTCTGACGGTTGCCAAGATCAACATCGACGAGAACCCTGAGGCCCCGACGCGCTTTGGCGTTCGCAGCATCCCGACGCTCATGGTCTTCAAGAATGGTGAAGTTGTCGCCCAGAAGACCGGCGCCCTGCCCAAGAGCGCCCTGAAGGCCTGGGTGGATTCCGCCCTCTGAAACGTCCCGCCCTTTCCGGGGAGCCGAACCGGCTTTGTGGAAGGGGCGGTCGGTAAGGCGGGCACAGCAGCCCGTTCTGGCGCAGACGCGACCGGTTCAGGCCGCGTTGAGTGTCTGTCCTGACCAGTCACTCAGCCTGATATTGGCTGAGTGCACAGCCTGACGAAGCTCTGGGCTCACAAGGGCATCGAACTCGCCGCTCTGGTCGTAATCCGGCATGAGGCTGTGCAGCAGGTCATTCTGGCTCAGGGCCGGATGAAAATAGAGTTCTGACAGTCCCTCGGGCAGATGCGGGATCAGCCCCGCCACGCGCCCGGCGCGCATCTGTCCGCTCCATGCCAGTCCGAAGCAATGATCGTTGGTGGTCATTCCGGCGTGGGCAATCTGATGGCGCAAGACATTGCACCAGCGTCGCAGGGCCGCAGCACCCAGTGAATCGAAATATGTTTCTGCCGCTGCCAGTGGCGCCGGAGGCTCGCAGGGTGTCCGGACATGGCGAAGGCCGTAATGCTGCCCGGTCTCGATCAGAAGCCGCCCCACGGTCGGATGCAGATGCATGTGCTTGTGGGCATTGGCATGATCGAGGGTGAGCCCTGACGCCAGAAAAGCCCGAAACTGGGCCTCGATCTCGCGCGACAGCGCCCTGCGCGCGGCAGGACGGAAGAAATAGGAGACGCCAAGGCCGAGCTGGCTCGTGCCGAAACGGTCATCAGGGGTGGCGATGGCCGGTATGGTGGCACCGGGCAGGGCGGTATCGCCCTCGATCACCACCAGATGCAGCCCGACCCGCAGATTGGGCAAGCGCCTGGCCCGGCGCACGGCATCCATACTGGCCGGGCCGGAAACCATGAGGCTGGCCGTCGAGAGCAACCCGTCACGATGGGCGATCTCGATGGCCTCGTTGACCTCTTCACTCAGGCCGAAATCATCGGCCGAGATAATCAGACGACGCATGGGAGTAAACGACGCCTGAGTGATCAGGCGGCGTTGCGGCCCTTGAGGAACTGGAAGAACTCCACGCCTTCACGGAGGCGACGCTTCATCATCTGCGGGCTGCGGACCATCTCGTTGACGATCGAGGCGATCTTCGGCGCGCGGAAGTAGAACTTGCGATAGAATTCCTCAACCGAGTTGAAGATCTCGGTGTGCGACAGATGCGGGTAGTGCAGCGGGGCAATCTGCACGCCATTCTCGTCGATCAGTTCGGCTTCAGCTTCGTTGAACCAGCCATTCTCGGTGGCCTGCTTGTGCAGTGCGGTGCCGGGATAGGGGGCTGCCAGCGAAACCTGCAGCGTGTGCGGGTTGATCTCGCGGGCGAACTGGATGGTTTCCTGAATGGTCTCCTTCGTCTCGCCAGGCAGGCCGACGATGAAGGTGCCGTGGATCTTGATGCCCAGCTTGTGGCAGTTCTTGGTGAACTCGCGCGCCACTTCAACGCGCATACCCTTCTTGATGTTGTGAAGGATCTGCTGGTTGCCGCTTTCATAGCCGACCAGAAGCAGGCGAAGCCCGTTTTCCTTCATGATCTTGAGCGTTTCATAGGGCACGTTCGCCTTGGCGTTGCACGACCAGGTGACGCCAAGCTTGCCCATTTCACGCGCAATGGCCTCTGCACGGGGCAGGTCATCGGTGAAGGTGTCGTCATCGAACATGAACTCCTTCACCTGCGGGAAATACTGCTTGGCAAGGCGGATTTCGGCAGCCACGTGCTCGGGGCTGCGCGTGCGGTAGCGATGGCCACCCACCGTCTGCGGCCACAGGCAGAAGGTGCAGCGCGATTTGCAGCCACGGCCCGTATAGATCGAGATGTACGGGTGCATCAGATACCCGATGAAGTAGTCCTCGATCTTCAGGTCGCGCTTGTAGACTTCCGTCACGAAGGGGAGGGAGTCCATGTCCTCGATCATGGCGCGGTCACGATTGGCGATGATCTCGCCATCCTTGTTGCGCCAGGTGATGCCGTCTACGTCCTTCAGGTCGCGGCCTTCGGCAATTTCCTTGATTGTGAAGTCGAACTCGTTGCGCGCTACGAAATCGATCGGGCTGCCCTTGGCCATCGACTCGTCCGGCTGCACGGCAACCTTGGCACCGACCATGCCGATCATCAGCTTGGGGTTGGCATCTTTAAGCATCTGCGCCACGCGGACGTCGGAAGCGAAAGACGGGGTTGAGGTGTGCATCACCACCAGGTCGCGATTCATCACGTCCTTGAGGATCGGCTCCATGCCCATACCGGCCGGGGGGGCATCGATCAGGCGCGAGCCCTCGACCATGGCAGCAGGCTGGGCCAGCCAGGTCGGGAACCAGAAGGAACGGATTTCGCGCTTGGCCTGATAGCGCGACCCGGCGCCGCCATCGAAACCATCAAAGGAGGGGGGCTGAAGGAACAGCGTGCGCATCATGATGAAGGCTTCCTCGGTAATAACGGTCGGGTCGTAAGATCCCGTGGGAGTGAAAAATCAGAATTGCCTGACGAATGCCCCTGCATATGGGGCGGAAACAGTAAAAAGTCTAATCGCCGGGTTCGACAGGTTGTACGGGTGGGGTCACGGGAACAGTGCGACGTATGTGAAGCGTCTGACCGCGCCATTCCACTTTTTGCCCCCGCGCACTGCCCACCATGATGCTAGCGGAGAGCCATTCACGCAGGGGGAAGAGGGCATAGACAGCCGGGCTTGATTGCCCCACCAGCCGATCAATAAAAAACGCTGTGGCGCTGCGGATCATCCAGACGGCCAGAAAAAACATTTCTGCCCACACCGTGGCCTGAAAACAGGCCAGCGTGACGCTTGCCCAGAACAGGGGAAGCTGGATGGCGGATAATCCATAGCCGACGGGCTCGACATTCTTGACCGTACGGCCCCAACGCAATTCATGATCGATCATGTCGCGTGCCGAGGCTTCGGCCACCGTTGTCCATGTCAGGCATGGAGCAAGCGCGATTTTCTGACCGTGAGCGCGGACAAGCTGGCCAAGAACGGCATCGTCAGCCACATGGTCTGCCAGTGCTTGCAGACCGCCAATGCGATCAAGCGTCGCCCGGGTAAAGGCCATGGTGGCGCCCAGGCAATCCTGTCGTCCCAGAAGGCGCGACATCATGACGCCCGGCATGAAATTATGGTTGATCTGACTGGCGGCAAATTGACGCACTACGCTGCGTGTTGCGGCCAGACCGGCATAGAGTGTGGTGACCAGCCCGATCTTTGGTGCCGAAAGGGTCTGAACGACATCGCGCAGATAACTGCGCTGAACATGAATGTCCGAGTCTGACACGACCAGAATGTCGTGTCTGGCTGCGGGAAACATGTTGATCAGATTGGCAATCTTGCGGTTGGCCCCATGCGTGGTGCCATCAATCACAAGGTCCAGATCAAGGTCAGGGTAATCCTGTTGAAGGCGACGCACGATGGCAATCGCAGGGTCATCACCGCGCTGAACGCCAAAGACGATCTGGTACTGGGCGTAATCCTGTTCGCAAAAGCTGCGCAGCGCTTCCTCAAGCAGCGGCTCGTCCCCGTGGAGGGGCTTGAGCACCGTCACTGGTGCCTGTGCACTTGAGTCGACAGGCGTTTGCTGAAGGATGTTGCGTTCGTTGCGACGAAAGGCCGCGAGCAGCCCGGCGCCGATAACGGATTGGGCGCAGCCCGCCAGGGCGAGACAGGCTGAGGCATAGCCCAGCACGGTAAGAGCGCCGGCCCAGTTCAGGGCGTGGGTCACGCGACACCTCTGCCCCTGACGGGGCTTTTCATCTCGGGTGACCGGCAGCGCATCTCAGTTGTTCATGAACTTTGCGGTTTTGCGATTCAGCAGAGTTACCAAGGCATCGGCACCGCCACGGGCGAGGGTCGAGCTGAAATCGGCACGCTGGGCCGCAACCTGGCTGATGTGACCATTCAGCAGGATATCGACAATGCGATAGCCGCCGCCTGAGGGCATCATGACATAGTTGATGGCTGTGGCCGTATCGGAGCCGTCACCAATGGTGGTGTTGACAAGGGTGCTGCCGCCGCTGGGCGCTGGGCGCGTGGTCGGGCTGACGGTGAACTTGGCGCTGCCACCCTTTTTGAAGCTCGACACATAGCGCGCGATGGTGAACTGACGAAAAGCAGCAAGAAGCTTCGTCTGCTCATCGGCCGAGAGGGTGGTGTAGCGCATGCCGATCGAGTTGTGCAGGACAGTCGACAGGTCGAAAACCCTATCGATGACGGGGGCCATGATCTGCGCCCGCGCCTCGTTGGAGCCGCTAGATGTGGCCTGGATCTGGCCGAGCGCCGCATAAAGATCGTTGATTGGCGCGATGGCTGCCGATGATGGTGCCGCCGTCTGGGCAAGAGCGGGCGTGATCAGCGCAGCAGAGGCGACCGGTGCCGAGAGAAGGGCCAGAACACCGAGGGCCGCGTAACGGGACGCAGCTCCTTTGCGGCGCCCGGCGGAGGCGGCTTTGATCGTTATGCTGGAAAGCTGTGTCATGCTGCGTCCTCAAAATCTTTCCCGTACGACGGGCCCGTTCGGCGGGATCGACATATATCTGGATCCGTAGTCGGAAAACTGGGATGGCTCATATCAATTACAAGTCATCAGATGCCTGACCACGTGGGCATATGTCCGACATAATGTCGAAAAGTGCAATCTTCTCACTCTTCTCCAGTAACGATGGGTGGGAATGAGCGCATCGTTTGGTGTTGTGCAACTTGTTTCAGCTTAAAATTTGGTTAGTCATTACGCTTCGATGTCGCCAAAATGACACAGCCTGTGCAATGAAACGTCGCAGATGTTGAGATGCGACCACGGGACGGTGTATAGCCCACGTTTTACCATCCCGTTCGTCTCGTTTCGGGTCTTGTATCGGGTCTGGCACGCCTGTCATTATCCCGGTGTCTTTTTCTCGGATCCACAAGAACCGGCGGGTCTCAACGCCAACGGGTCTCAACGTATGACGTCTGAGTGGCAGGGTCATGGCGCTTTTTCGCGCTGCCAGAGCCTGTCACCTGGTGTAGGAGCATAGAGTTACATGGCCGTTCCATTGATGCAGGCCGTCCGTGTCGGGCGCTATGTGGTCAAGCAGCATCTTCTGGGTCGCAAGCGCTATCCGCTCGTTCTGATGCTCGAACCCCTGTTTCGCTGCAATCTCGCCTGTGCGGGCTGCGGCAAGATCGATTATCCGGCCCAGATTCTGAACCAGCGCCTCAGCCTGCAGGAATGTCTGGATGCCGACGCCGAAGCCGACGCCCCCGTCATCGCCATCGCTGGCGGTGAGCCTCTCCTGCACAAGGAGATGCCCGAGATCGTCAAGGGTCTGACGGCGCGCAAGAAATACGTCTATCTCTGCACGAACGGCCTTCTGCTCGAGAAGAAGCTCGATGATTACGAGCCGAACCCGTTCTTCTCGTGGGATATCCATCTCGATGGCGACAAGGCGATGCACGACTCGTCCGTCTGTCAGGAAGGCGTGTATGAGCGCGCGGTCGCAGCCATCCGCAAGGCGAAAGAGCGCGGCTTCCGCGTTTCGATCAACTGCACGCTGTTTGACGGTGCTCAGCCCGAGCGCGTGGCACGGTTCTTCGATGAGGTCATGGCGCTCGGCGTTGATGGCGTCATGACTGCACCGGGCTATGCCTATGAGCGTGCGCCCGATCAGGAACACTTCCTGAACCGCCAGAAGACCAAGCAGCTCTTCCGTGACATCTTCCGTCTGGGCAAGGGCAAGAAGTGGCGCTTCACGCAGTCGCCGCTCTTCCTGAACTTCCTGGCTGGCAACGAGAACTATCACTGCACGCCCTGGGGCAAGCCCCTGCGTACCGTGTTTGGCTGGCAGCGTCCCTGCTATCTGCTGGGCGAAGGCTATGCCAAGACGTTCAAGGAACTGATGGACGATACGGCTTGGGAACAGTACGGCACCGGCGCTTATGAAAAATGCGCCGATTGCATGGTCCATTCAGGCTACGAATCCACAGCCGTCATGGATGCAGTCAAGCGCCCCTGGCACATCGCCAAGGTCGCGCTGTTCGGCCCTGAGACCGAAAAGCCGATGGTCCCCGAGATCTCGCTCGAGAACCAGCGCCCGGCGGAATACAAGTACGAGGCTCAGGTGGCCGAGCAGGTAACTCTGCTCGAATCCCGCAAGCCGGCCCGTGGCCCGCGCGTGCGCGTCCACAAGGCCGAGGAAAAGCCGGTCGAGGTTGCTGACGCCGCTGACTAACGGGCGTTGCGTCCGGACCGGTCTCTACAGGGCAGGGCAACCATGCCCTGCATACTGGTCAAGACAGGCATGAGCGCCTTATCCTAAGAGGGCGGACATACGCTATGTATGTCCGCCTTTTCTTTTTTCTGAACGAAGGGCCCCATGCTCACCCCCATTCTGGTCATCTGTCTTCTCATTGCCCTGAACAGCATTTTCGCCATGGGTGAAATGGCGCTGATCTCGGCCAAGCGGCCGCGGCTTGCGGCGCTGGTCAAGCGTGGGGTGCGTGGCGCAGAGCGGGCGTTGCGTCTGGCTGATGAGCCGCATGCCTTCCTGCCCACCGTGCAGATCGGCATGACGCTCGTCTCGATTCTCGAAGGTGCCTTCGGCGGCAGCCAGATTGAAGAGGATCTGGCCCTGCTGATACGACGCAGCGACATGCTGCGGCCCTTCGCCAATGAATTGTCGATTGGCATTGTGGTGATGGCCATTACCTTCGCCATGCTGGTGTTCGGCGAACTGGTGCCCAAGCAACTGGCGCTTCAGCAGCCCGAAAAAATGGCGGCACGGCTTTCCTTCATCCTTTCTGCCTTACTCACCATTTCGCGTCCGATTGTGGCCCTGCTGAGCGGCACATCGAATCTCGTGCTGCGCGTATTCGGGGTGGGCGGCCTGACCCGTGCCGCCATTACCGAGGAGGAATTGCGCGCCATTCTGGCAGAAGGTGCCCAGGCCGGAGTGCTGGAGACCGAAGAGCGCATCATGATCGAGCGCCTGCTTCGTCTGGCTGATCGTCCTGTGCGTGCCATCATGACCCCGCGTAACGAGTTGTTCTGGGTCGACCGGCACGCAAGCCGCGATGCACTGATCGTGAAGCTACGCCAGTCCACCTACACACGTATTCTCGTCTGCGAGGGCGATGTGGATCATCCTGTGGGTGTGGTGCTGGCCAAGGACCTGATGGATCGTCTGCTTCAGGGGCTGCCGATTTCCATTGAAGCGGCCCTGCGCCAGCCCATCGTTGTACCCGATAGCCTGACGGCACAGGACATGATCGAGCGGATGCGCGGCGAGCGTCTCGGCATTGCCTTCGTGCTGGATGAATACGGCTCATTCGAGGGCATCGTGACACCGTCTGATATCTTCGAAGCGATCGTAGGCGATGAAAGCGCGGAGAAGAACAAGACCGAGCGCGAGAATCCGCAGCAGCGCGACGAATATGTGCTCGATGGTTTCATGCCTGCCGATGAGGTACGCTCGGTGCTGGATCTGCCCGATCTGCCGGCTGCAGGCAGCTATCATACGCTGGCCGGGGCCATACTCGCTCTGCTGCGTCGCGTTCCCGCCAAGGGCGACAAGGTGGTTTTTGCGGGCTGGCTGTTCGAGGTGGTTGAAATGGAGCAGCGCCGGGTGACCAAGGTGCGCGCAAGCCGGCAGGTTCTGGCTGAAAACTGAGGTTCAGTCTAGCGCTCTGGCCTCTGGATGGCGTGAGGGAAGAATGTGACGACAGAGCACGCGACACCGTCCTCTTCCCATTCGGCGAAATCCCTTCCTACGCGCATGGCTGTTGCCCCTTGCAGCCTTTCTGCCTTCTTCCGCCTGAGGCTGCGTTACCTGCTGCATGCGGGCAAGGCGCGTCTCATGCAGCGCTGGCTCGGGCTGCTTGTCATTGTTTTCCTCTCCCCGGCCCTGCCAATCATCGCCCTATTGGTGCGGGCGGCGCATTTCATGGTTTTCCTGTTCGCCACGCCGGGCGTTTTTCCGAAGGCAATCGGCCTGCATCTCGGGGCAATGGCTTTTGCGCAGATCAGCGCCCTGCTCTGGGTGGAGGGGCTGCGGCCGATCCTGCGTGGCGGACCCTTTCGAGGCTATCTGGACAGCCTGCCCATCACACTGAGCGAGCGTCTAGCGATTGCCGCAGGGCTTGCCTTCCTGCTCGATCTTCCCCTGCTGCTGCCCCTGCCGGTCGGCCTTGTGCTGATCGGTCTGAAGGCCCCGATGGTTGTTCTACTCTATATAATGAGAGGCCTGGTTTTTACGGGGCTGACCATCATGGTGCAGGCCGCTCGTATCGAAGCTGCGCCAGTTCTGGTGCT
The sequence above is drawn from the Asaia bogorensis NBRC 16594 genome and encodes:
- the addA gene encoding double-strand break repair helicase AddA, coding for MSQIPASNAPAHNTPPGNAQIIASANDIQRLASDPLASVFVSASAGSGKTKLLIDRLLRLMLPVLVTDPQTGSPVLLPGCDPARIQCLTFTRAAAAEMANRLQSRLGRWVSLPDAALDGELHALSVPVSPETRQAARALFVRVLDLPGGMKIGTIHAFCQSLLRRFPLEAAINPHFTLMEETDSGLALANAIEQTLSRAARDPVMEERLSLLAGQVGLEDYLDRIRALQGRAARLRQSFARWQIEPGRIERAYRRAFDAGEESLDDLLAQRTASPDEATLRRCAQEALPLGTPTMQAMLGRMLDALSRTPQERDAEDWYAVFVTGTGTPRAAKGFVPAAINRDRPHIMEAFTCEAERQIALGRRIAVQRLIALNLALFALAAPTLERYAQDKTLRGLVDYDDLIASTRDLLRDPGASWVLYKLDGGLDHLLLDEVQDTSAAQWEIATALIEEFFVGESARDMEGRPRTVFAVGDFKQSIYAFQGADPQGLFRARDRFRDMVIGAEQEWRTPEIGVSFRSVAPVLDLVDAVFTNPLAADGLREPGRDTLPPHRSARPGQGGRVELWPLVPKDEKDGIDDPWAAPTGNAGQSRAPQKLADHLAQWIAAQIGKPPQPGQTPLRAGEVLVLVPRRSSFLRALIRALKGQGVEVATLVGVGLTDSLAVQDMMALCHALLLPQDNLTLAAVLTSPFGGVSDHSLMDLAMERGEIPLWTALRERHRERPEWQSAWERLSALQTRIDFATPYQILADALGRHEGRARALARLGPEAAEPLDDLLSAALRFEALHAPSMQGFLHWLASSSLTVKREAEAEIDAVRIMTVHGSKGLQARLVVLPDMTGDVQGEKKLLWTHQNGLDLPVWMPGKELASDLGDRLKAEEKAAAQAERNRLLYVALTRASDWLVVCGWEPRKKPAETSWYALCEAGFQSLAAVPAPFEGGWEGETLIIEAAPAEQARQAKAVSPVVPDAMPAIFGQAPEWHALAAPQESPLTRPLAPSRPDNAQYGAAPPALSPLRLVAGRENRRARAIDRGTLVHRLLQWLPDRPEAEWRDLAHAWLSHPSHDLLPDDVTRLVGQVLAILTDKALAPLFGPGSLSEQPVTGVAFGQVVLGQVDRLCVSDSQIMLCDYKTGQNPPRPGQAIPAAYRRQMEAYGAVLKQIYPDHELVMALVWTEGPTISFIPPHASS
- a CDS encoding VOC family protein — its product is MAKQSAFQKLWVGMLCSTSVLAAIPSAMAQPAPTQPFAPLSAPATHRILPGKIVFSMLVTPDLTKAQVFYSRLFGWSFRAVGDGKTPRVEILSGTQPIGTMVAHTLRHPDRDTPFWMPFISTSDTATVARVTRQQGGKVLFGPRQIDGLGQTVIVSDPQHGIYAALSALAGDPADQPGSPALNSWSWATLLAPNPGQEAGYYQLLFNYKVMAAPGADNGSHYIIASQDKERASLNTLPDGVTQKDRARWVQFVQVQDTADAANRATALGGQVIVPPHVDRDGAIVAILADPSGAVFGVIEAQKDMLEMGAPQ
- the trxA gene encoding thioredoxin TrxA, whose protein sequence is MSENTVAVSDSGFDKDVLQAEGPVLVDFWAEWCGPCKMIAPALDEIGGEYKGRLTVAKINIDENPEAPTRFGVRSIPTLMVFKNGEVVAQKTGALPKSALKAWVDSAL
- the hpnK gene encoding hopanoid biosynthesis-associated protein HpnK, which encodes MRRLIISADDFGLSEEVNEAIEIAHRDGLLSTASLMVSGPASMDAVRRARRLPNLRVGLHLVVIEGDTALPGATIPAIATPDDRFGTSQLGLGVSYFFRPAARRALSREIEAQFRAFLASGLTLDHANAHKHMHLHPTVGRLLIETGQHYGLRHVRTPCEPPAPLAAAETYFDSLGAAALRRWCNVLRHQIAHAGMTTNDHCFGLAWSGQMRAGRVAGLIPHLPEGLSELYFHPALSQNDLLHSLMPDYDQSGEFDALVSPELRQAVHSANIRLSDWSGQTLNAA
- the hpnJ gene encoding hopanoid biosynthesis associated radical SAM protein HpnJ; amino-acid sequence: MMRTLFLQPPSFDGFDGGAGSRYQAKREIRSFWFPTWLAQPAAMVEGSRLIDAPPAGMGMEPILKDVMNRDLVVMHTSTPSFASDVRVAQMLKDANPKLMIGMVGAKVAVQPDESMAKGSPIDFVARNEFDFTIKEIAEGRDLKDVDGITWRNKDGEIIANRDRAMIEDMDSLPFVTEVYKRDLKIEDYFIGYLMHPYISIYTGRGCKSRCTFCLWPQTVGGHRYRTRSPEHVAAEIRLAKQYFPQVKEFMFDDDTFTDDLPRAEAIAREMGKLGVTWSCNAKANVPYETLKIMKENGLRLLLVGYESGNQQILHNIKKGMRVEVAREFTKNCHKLGIKIHGTFIVGLPGETKETIQETIQFAREINPHTLQVSLAAPYPGTALHKQATENGWFNEAEAELIDENGVQIAPLHYPHLSHTEIFNSVEEFYRKFYFRAPKIASIVNEMVRSPQMMKRRLREGVEFFQFLKGRNAA